A section of the Myxocyprinus asiaticus isolate MX2 ecotype Aquarium Trade chromosome 40, UBuf_Myxa_2, whole genome shotgun sequence genome encodes:
- the LOC127431082 gene encoding gelsolin-like, which produces MVYHPEFERAGQQPGLQVWRIEKFDLVAVPENLYGGFYTGDAYLVLNTIKQRSGNLQYDLHFWLGDYCTQDESGSAAIFTVQMDDYLGGKPIQYREVQGHESKAFLGYFKKGLQYMKGGVASGFKHVITNEVVVQRVLQVKGRRVVRATEVPVSWDSFNQGDCFIVDLGNEIYQWCGSKSNRFEKLKATQLAKGIRDNERSGRARVYVCDEGMEREKMLEVLGEKPDLPEGASDDIKADASNRKMAKLYKVSDASGDMTIALVAADNPFTQSALESSDCFILDHGSDGKIFVWKGKDANVEERKAAMKAADEFIKKMGYPKHTQVQILPEMGETPLFKQFFKNWHDVDQTEGLGVAYVSNSIAKIEKVPFDASTLHDSPAMAAQHGMIDDGNGEKQIWRIEGSDKVPVDPSTYGQFYGGDSYIILYSYRHGGRQGHIIYIWQGKDSSQDEIGASAILATQLDDELGGGPVQVRVVQGKEPAHLMSLFGGQPMVVHNGGTSREGGQTEPAETRLFQVRSNSAGCTRAVEIDAMSSNLNSNDAFVLVTPATSMMWVGRGASDTEKCGAQQLCDILGVSPSMLHEGGENENFWEALGGRAQYRTSARLQDKLNAHPPRLFACSNKTGRFIIEEVPGEMTQEDLATDDVMILDTWDQVFVWIGNDAHEEEKTEAIASAVRYIETDPANRDPRTPIVKIKQGFEPPTFTGWFLGWDHDYWSTDPLERAMAELEL; this is translated from the exons ATGGTGTACCACCCTGAGTTTGAGCGAGCAGGCCAGCAGCCTGGGCTCCAAGTTTGGAGAATCGAGAAGTTTGATTTGGTTGCAGTTCCTGAGAACCTCTATGGAGGGTTCTACACAGGTGATGCCTATTTGGTGCTCAATACTATCAAACAACGCTCTGGCAACCTACAATACGACCTCCACTTCTGGCTGG GTGACTATTGCACACAAGATGAGAGTGGGTCGGCTGCCATTTTCACAGTGCAGATGGATGATTATTTGGGTGGAAAGCCCATCCAGTACCGTGAGGTTCAGGGCCATGAGTCCAAAGCTTTCCTGGGCTACTTTAAGAAAGGGCTGCAGTACATG AAAGGTGGAGTTGCCTCTGGATTTAAACATGTGATCACCAATGAAGTTGTAGTACAGCGTGTGCTGCAGGTCAAAGGTCGTCGTGTTGTCAGGGCAACAGAAGTGCCAGTCAGCTGGGACAGCTTTAACCAGGGAGACTGCTTCATCGTAGACTTGGGAAAT GAGATCTACCAGTGGTGTGGCTCAAAAAGTAACCGCTTTGAGAAGCTAAAAGCTACTCAGCTTGCGAAAGGCATTCGTGACAATGAACGCAGTGGACGAGCCCGTGTGTACGTATGTGATGAAGGGATGGAACGAGAGAAGATGTTGGAG GTTCTTGGAGAAAAGCCTGACCTACCTGAAGGAGCATCTGATGACATTAAGGCTGATGCCTCCAATAGGAAGATGGCCAAACTTTATAAG GTGTCTGATGCCAGTGGAGACATGACGATTGCCCTGGTGGCCGCTGATAACCCCTTCACCCAGAGTGCACTGGAATCCAGTGACTGCTTCATACTGGACCATGGCTCAGATGGCAAGATCTTTGTTTGGAAAG GCAAAGATGCCAATGTTGAAGAGAGAAAGGCTGCCATGAAGGCAGCAGATGAGTTTATTAAGAAAATGGGTTACCCCAAGCACACTCAAGTGCAGATTCTGCCAGAGATGGGCGAGACTCCTCTATTCAAGCAGTTCTTTAAAAACTGGCATGATGTGGACCAGACGGAGGGCCTGGGTGTGGCTTATGTCTCCAACAGCATTGCTAAGATTGAGAAGGTGCCGTTTGATGCTTCCACCTTGCATGATTCCCCAGCCATGGCCGCTCAACACGGAATGATCGACGATGGCAATGGAGAGAAACAG ATCTGGCGTATTGAAGGTTCAGATAAGGTTCCAGTTGACCCCTCTACTTATGGCCAGTTCTATGGTGGAGACAGTTACATCATCCTGTACAGTTATCGCCATGGAGGCAGACAGGGTCACATCATCTACATCTG GCAGGGTAAGGACTCATCGCAAGATGAGATTGGGGCATCTGCCATTTTAGCCACCCAACTGGACGATGAGCTTGGAGGTGGACCTGTGCAG GTGCGAGTGGTCCAGGGTAAGGAACCAGCTCACCTGATGAGTCTGTTCGGAGGGCAGCCCATGGTGGTGCACAATGGTGGCACCTCCAGGGAAGGAGGTCAGACGGAGCCAGCCGAGACTCGGCTGTTCCAAGTGCGCTCAAACTCTGCAGGGTGCACACGAGCTGTGGAA ATTGATGCCATGTCCTCTAATCTGAACTCCAATGATGCCTTCGTCCTGGTGACCCCAGCCACTTCTATGATGTGGGTGGGACGTGGAGCCAGTGATACAGAGAAATGTGGAGCACAGCAGCTTTGTGACATCCTGGGAGTTTCGCCATCCATGCTGCATGAAGGAGGGGAGAATG AGAACTTCTGGGAGGCTTTGGGAGGAAGGGCACAGTACCGCACATCTGCCAGGCTACAGGACAAGCTGAATGCCCATCCGCCACGACTGTTTGCCTGCTCAAACAAAACGGGACGCTTCATT ATTGAGGAGGTACCTGGGGAGATGACACAGGAAGACCTGGCTACAGATGATGTCATGATACTTGACACCTGGGACCAG GTGTTTGTTTGGATCGGTAATGATGCTCACGAGGAGGAGAAGACTGAGGCTATAGCTTCAG